In Candidatus Acidulodesulfobacterium acidiphilum, the following are encoded in one genomic region:
- a CDS encoding DNA repair exonuclease, whose translation MIKFIHAADIHLDSPLIGLENYEGAPVEKIRGAARKALSELVDLAAEEEASFVVIAGDMYDGDWKDYNTGLFLLNTLSKLASNGINVFIAKGNHDAESKITKNLKPPEGIKIFSSKKPETFYLNLKNFNIAIHGQSFSSPAVKENLASNYPQAEKGMFNVGILHTSVNGRAGHENYAPCSIDDLKSKGYNYWALGHIHKREVLSENPLIVFPGNIQGRHIKETGFKGCMVVSIDDDYNVSAEFKSLCSIVWSYCETDVTGAESPEEVVEKVNISVKNELSKNKGMFTAARISIKGACRAHNALLSDPEKWKNEIRLEAANSCKSSVWLEKINIKTSVKADMEELKKRKDAVGDLMRYIDSLNGEQSQEIKDMLSGISSDLKDKLPRELKNNNFFDNGENILEITNEARQILLSRLLSSTTAD comes from the coding sequence ATGATTAAGTTTATACATGCTGCGGACATTCATCTCGACAGCCCGCTAATAGGGCTTGAAAATTATGAAGGCGCTCCGGTTGAAAAAATTAGGGGGGCGGCAAGAAAGGCCCTGTCTGAACTTGTAGATTTAGCGGCAGAGGAAGAGGCGTCTTTTGTCGTAATAGCAGGCGATATGTATGATGGAGACTGGAAAGATTACAATACCGGTTTATTTTTGTTAAACACATTATCCAAGCTGGCGTCAAACGGCATTAATGTTTTTATAGCCAAAGGCAATCATGACGCAGAAAGCAAGATAACCAAAAATTTAAAACCGCCTGAAGGAATAAAAATATTTTCTTCTAAAAAACCGGAAACGTTTTATTTAAATTTAAAAAACTTCAATATAGCGATTCATGGACAAAGTTTTTCCTCTCCTGCCGTAAAAGAAAATTTAGCTTCCAATTACCCGCAAGCGGAAAAAGGCATGTTTAATGTGGGCATTCTGCACACTTCCGTTAACGGCAGGGCAGGGCATGAAAACTATGCGCCATGCTCTATCGACGATCTTAAATCTAAAGGTTATAATTATTGGGCGCTCGGACATATCCATAAAAGAGAAGTTTTAAGCGAAAATCCTTTAATAGTTTTCCCGGGCAATATTCAAGGAAGGCATATTAAAGAAACGGGTTTTAAAGGATGCATGGTAGTAAGCATCGACGATGATTACAATGTTTCGGCGGAGTTTAAGAGTTTATGTTCCATAGTTTGGTCTTACTGCGAAACCGACGTAACCGGCGCCGAGTCTCCGGAAGAAGTAGTCGAAAAAGTAAACATAAGCGTTAAAAACGAACTTTCAAAAAATAAAGGCATGTTTACCGCGGCAAGAATATCCATTAAAGGCGCTTGCAGGGCGCATAACGCTCTTTTATCCGATCCGGAAAAGTGGAAAAACGAAATACGGCTCGAAGCGGCAAATTCTTGCAAAAGCTCCGTATGGCTTGAAAAGATAAATATAAAAACATCCGTAAAAGCAGATATGGAAGAGTTGAAAAAAAGAAAAGATGCAGTCGGAGACTTAATGCGGTATATAGATTCTTTAAACGGCGAGCAAAGCCAGGAAATTAAAGATATGTTATCCGGAATATCGTCTGATTTAAAAGACAAACTTCCTCGGGAATTGAAAAACAATAATTTTTTCGATAACGGCGAAAACATTTTGGAGATTACGAACGAAGCCAGACAAATTTTGTTATCCCGTTTGTTATCGTCAACGACGGC